In one window of Thermostichus vulcanus str. 'Rupite' DNA:
- the lpxD gene encoding UDP-3-O-(3-hydroxymyristoyl)glucosamine N-acyltransferase: MQLQEIAQKLGCTYEGDPHLEIHGVASLAEAQVGELSFVSEARYLPLLEQTQASAVIVAESTPLPRPLPCLRGRDPRLLFAQAIELFYQPYRAPAGIHPTAVIDESVQLGEGVAIGANVVVMAGAKIGDHTQIHANVTIYPQVQIGSRCQLFANCVIHERTEIGDDCLIHSGAVIGDDGFGHIPLADGSWRRMLQAGRVVLEDGVDVGSNTTIDRAAVGETRIGRGSKIDNLVQIGHGVKTGPDCVIIAQVGLAGGTKLGHHVILAGQSGLAGHLEIGDGVRVAAQTGVTSDIPAGQTVAGYPHQPVSEWRKSMAALRHLPDLQRSLRKLQARVAELEDRLGLDRDLKQDP, translated from the coding sequence ATGCAGCTACAGGAGATCGCCCAAAAGCTGGGATGCACCTATGAAGGGGATCCCCATCTGGAGATCCACGGGGTGGCCAGCTTGGCCGAGGCTCAGGTAGGGGAGTTGAGCTTTGTGAGCGAGGCCCGTTACCTGCCCCTGTTGGAGCAAACCCAAGCCAGTGCCGTAATTGTGGCAGAATCCACCCCTTTGCCACGCCCGCTCCCCTGTCTGCGGGGCCGGGATCCGCGGCTGTTGTTTGCCCAAGCGATCGAGCTGTTCTACCAACCCTATCGGGCTCCGGCTGGGATCCATCCCACAGCCGTGATCGATGAGAGTGTGCAACTGGGGGAAGGGGTGGCGATTGGGGCGAACGTGGTGGTGATGGCGGGGGCAAAGATTGGCGACCATACGCAAATTCATGCCAACGTGACGATTTACCCGCAGGTGCAGATTGGATCCCGTTGTCAACTGTTCGCCAACTGCGTCATTCACGAGCGCACGGAAATTGGGGATGACTGCCTGATTCACAGTGGGGCCGTCATTGGGGACGATGGCTTCGGTCATATTCCTCTGGCGGATGGCTCTTGGCGACGGATGTTACAGGCAGGACGGGTGGTGCTGGAAGACGGTGTGGATGTGGGCAGCAACACCACCATTGACCGGGCGGCGGTGGGGGAAACCCGCATTGGCCGAGGCAGCAAAATCGACAACCTGGTGCAAATTGGCCATGGGGTCAAGACCGGCCCTGACTGTGTGATCATCGCGCAGGTGGGCCTTGCCGGGGGTACGAAGCTGGGTCACCATGTCATTTTGGCGGGACAATCCGGCTTGGCAGGGCATCTCGAGATTGGGGATGGAGTGCGGGTTGCGGCCCAGACGGGTGTCACCAGTGATATTCCGGCGGGGCAAACGGTGGCCGGTTATCCCCATCAGCCGGTATCCGAATGGCGAAAAAGCATGGCGGCCCTGCGGCACCTGCCGGATTTGCAACGCAGCTTACGCAAATTGCAAGCCCGTGTGGCGGAACTGGAAGATCGGTTGGGCCTTGACCGGGACCTTAAGCAGGATCCCTAA
- a CDS encoding thermonuclease family protein has translation MRSTTIAKSAMQRVKSMMQKSLRSVPASPRRKSLIPSVGRSLVKWGSLLALPLIFSALPSWALTLVARPDLRTLKRAEVIRVVNYNTLLVQIEGDLTLRLVQLIGIDPLPDQINPNWTELREETPLAVYNAGQYLQTSLLGREVFLELDPALAPAPTLPAYVWQANTLINQEMLFLGHGRLSPQTDGLKYGTILSEAASAGERQGRGYWTTYGPR, from the coding sequence ATGCGAAGCACGACTATTGCCAAATCTGCCATGCAACGGGTGAAGTCCATGATGCAAAAATCCCTGCGTTCCGTCCCTGCTTCCCCTCGCCGTAAATCCCTGATCCCATCCGTAGGACGGAGTCTTGTCAAATGGGGAAGCCTGCTGGCTCTGCCCCTGATATTCTCAGCTTTGCCCAGTTGGGCCTTAACGTTGGTGGCACGCCCGGATCTGCGCACCCTAAAACGAGCGGAAGTGATTCGGGTGGTTAACTACAACACCCTACTTGTCCAGATCGAGGGGGATTTGACTTTGCGGTTGGTGCAACTGATCGGGATTGATCCTTTGCCGGACCAGATTAACCCCAACTGGACGGAGTTGCGGGAAGAAACCCCTCTGGCTGTCTACAATGCCGGTCAATACTTGCAGACTTCTTTGCTGGGTCGTGAGGTGTTTTTGGAGTTGGATCCGGCCTTAGCCCCTGCCCCAACACTGCCCGCCTACGTTTGGCAAGCCAATACCCTCATCAATCAGGAAATGTTGTTTTTGGGGCATGGCCGGTTGTCGCCCCAAACCGATGGCCTAAAGTACGGCACCATCCTCTCCGAAGCGGCCAGCGCAGGAGAAAGACAAGGGCGCGGCTACTGGACAACCTATGGCCCTCGCTAG
- a CDS encoding LysR substrate-binding domain-containing protein, whose product MSLGELPGIPQWFLEFPMADELPFTLDQLLIVRAIAQQGSFRRAADSLFVSQPAVSLQIQNLERQLGVVLFDRGGRKVQLTDAGQILVQYGERILKLCRETTQALADLQDMRRGHLVLGASQTVGTYVMPSLIAQYHRSYPHISVQLLVQSTRRIAQKLAEGQLDVAIVGGEIPFDLQKNLKVTALAEDEYVLVSSPSSAIHSLSIADLLTLPFITLDPHSSTRQTIDRVLDRHGINPSELDVQLELSSIEAIKNAVQAGLGVAFLSVVAVGSDLEQGRLQKLSVEGLQVRRTLWLAFNPERYQSQAATGFRQGLLTRQDWLKTPPPHLQLI is encoded by the coding sequence GTGTCGCTTGGAGAGTTGCCAGGGATCCCGCAGTGGTTTTTGGAGTTCCCTATGGCGGATGAATTGCCGTTTACTTTGGATCAGTTACTCATTGTGCGGGCGATTGCTCAGCAGGGCAGTTTTCGCCGTGCTGCCGATAGTTTGTTTGTCTCCCAGCCTGCCGTCAGTCTGCAGATCCAAAACCTGGAGCGACAGTTGGGGGTTGTGCTGTTTGACCGGGGCGGGCGCAAAGTGCAGTTGACGGATGCAGGGCAAATTCTGGTGCAGTATGGCGAGCGCATTCTCAAGTTGTGTCGGGAAACCACCCAAGCCCTGGCGGATCTACAGGATATGCGGCGGGGGCACCTGGTTTTGGGGGCCAGCCAAACGGTAGGTACCTATGTGATGCCTTCTTTGATTGCTCAGTATCACCGCAGCTATCCCCACATTTCGGTGCAATTGTTGGTGCAATCCACCCGGCGGATTGCCCAGAAGCTGGCGGAAGGGCAATTGGATGTGGCAATTGTCGGGGGTGAGATCCCGTTTGATTTGCAAAAAAACCTGAAGGTGACTGCCCTGGCGGAGGATGAATATGTCTTGGTTAGTTCCCCTAGTTCGGCCATCCATTCCCTCTCCATTGCGGATCTATTGACTTTACCGTTTATCACCCTGGATCCCCACTCTTCCACTCGCCAGACCATTGACCGGGTGTTGGATCGTCACGGTATCAATCCTTCTGAACTGGATGTGCAACTGGAACTCAGCTCCATCGAAGCGATCAAAAATGCTGTGCAGGCGGGCTTGGGGGTGGCCTTTTTGTCGGTGGTGGCAGTGGGATCCGATCTGGAACAGGGGCGGCTGCAGAAGCTGTCGGTAGAAGGGTTACAGGTGCGGCGTACCCTTTGGTTGGCCTTTAACCCGGAGCGGTACCAATCGCAGGCGGCCACTGGGTTCCGGCAGGGGCTACTGACGCGTCAAGACTGGCTGAAAACGCCTCCTCCCCATTTGCAGTTGATCTGA
- a CDS encoding DUF726 domain-containing protein, which translates to MIWKISKILGKSAYRGIKFAKNISRTADIIQSVGELIPDFSLFENFDEPYLQPVQPKIDQDEALIFVNGFLTENEIQPQDNHLFWRAVRKAGWRGSLYHLWWDASNPMNFVMSTSLLGVGLLLHWEAHEKKAKTVGLKYTYPMLSVLPEKKITIIGFSLGARIAYYTMQAWPHHDRRLKDIVLLGGAVRRGASKNWSEHVEKLSGKLVNIYNEEDLVLNFLFKTASLNRSPCGIKPIKEFHPKIENLNATHLIGSLGHGYTSYLPHLQRLLEQKLDWKNLR; encoded by the coding sequence ATGATTTGGAAGATCAGCAAGATATTAGGCAAATCTGCTTATCGGGGAATCAAGTTTGCGAAAAATATTAGTCGTACAGCAGACATCATTCAATCTGTCGGAGAATTAATCCCTGATTTTTCTCTGTTTGAAAATTTCGATGAGCCTTATTTGCAGCCTGTCCAACCTAAGATAGATCAAGACGAAGCTCTAATTTTTGTTAATGGTTTTCTAACTGAAAATGAAATACAACCTCAAGATAATCACTTGTTCTGGAGAGCTGTGAGAAAAGCGGGTTGGAGAGGCTCACTGTACCACCTTTGGTGGGATGCTTCTAACCCCATGAATTTTGTGATGTCAACATCCCTACTGGGTGTTGGATTACTTCTACATTGGGAAGCCCATGAGAAGAAGGCAAAGACGGTTGGTTTGAAATATACCTATCCAATGTTATCAGTGCTGCCTGAGAAAAAGATAACCATCATTGGTTTTTCCTTGGGTGCAAGAATTGCTTACTACACGATGCAGGCTTGGCCTCATCATGACAGACGACTCAAGGATATTGTACTTTTGGGTGGTGCTGTCAGGAGAGGAGCAAGTAAGAACTGGAGCGAACATGTAGAAAAACTAAGTGGGAAATTAGTCAATATCTATAATGAAGAAGATTTAGTGCTTAACTTTCTTTTTAAGACTGCCTCACTGAATAGAAGTCCATGTGGTATTAAGCCGATAAAGGAGTTTCATCCAAAGATTGAAAATCTCAATGCAACACATTTGATTGGCTCATTAGGGCATGGTTATACATCCTATCTTCCACACTTGCAAAGATTGCTTGAGCAGAAACTAGATTGGAAAAATCTAAGGTGA
- a CDS encoding GNAT family N-acetyltransferase: MQIEIRPVENSDSAALLHILEVVFAEYPGCVLDLEEVPELLQPATAFAHLGGSLWVAQQEEQVVGCVGMVPTETPERMELKKLYTLPRVRGKGLGRRLIEQVEAEARHQQAKYVHLWTDTRFTTAHRVYERLGYARLPETRKLYDRSNSVEYHYEKRLR; the protein is encoded by the coding sequence ATGCAGATTGAGATTCGCCCGGTGGAAAACTCCGATAGTGCTGCTTTGCTCCACATCTTAGAAGTGGTCTTTGCCGAATATCCGGGTTGTGTGTTGGATCTAGAGGAAGTTCCCGAGTTGCTTCAGCCAGCCACCGCTTTTGCCCATCTCGGAGGCTCCCTGTGGGTGGCACAACAGGAGGAGCAGGTGGTGGGGTGTGTGGGGATGGTTCCCACCGAAACGCCAGAGCGAATGGAATTAAAAAAGCTTTACACCCTCCCAAGGGTGCGTGGCAAGGGTTTGGGGCGGCGGCTCATTGAACAGGTGGAAGCAGAAGCCCGACACCAGCAGGCAAAGTACGTCCATCTCTGGACAGATACCCGCTTCACCACAGCCCATCGAGTCTATGAACGGCTAGGCTACGCACGGCTGCCCGAAACCCGCAAGCTCTATGACCGCAGCAACTCGGTGGAGTATCACTACGAAAAGCGCCTGCGTTAG
- a CDS encoding isopenicillin N synthase family dioxygenase, translating into MSLISSLHPVHSQQQGIPCLDLTPFREGTDPLGVAKAFGAALEQVGFVIVTGHGIPEALIQTAYESVLAFYDLPLEQKMQAAIPDRVKNRGYLPIGIESVAATRGAEVPYDLCEALVFNDLFREDPQRPQAGLDPDSGNLWPTHPAGLRAALLAYDAALLRLTETLMRISALALDLPETYFLPFMEGKGGVLRAVHYPEQEVEPLPGQLRYGAHSDYGGFTLLRQDGAPGGLQVYSKSEEWIDVQAVPNSFVINVGDLLARWTNDRWRSTLHRVVNPPREAFGSSRRLSLVYFTAPRDDAWIECLPTCQDENHPPRYAPVQAGEYIRSKLDVSMIGETGQ; encoded by the coding sequence ATGTCCTTAATCTCATCTCTGCACCCTGTCCACTCTCAACAGCAAGGGATCCCCTGTCTGGACTTGACGCCTTTTCGGGAGGGTACAGATCCGTTGGGGGTAGCCAAGGCGTTTGGGGCCGCCCTAGAGCAGGTGGGATTTGTGATCGTTACAGGGCACGGGATCCCGGAAGCCCTCATTCAAACTGCCTATGAAAGCGTGCTGGCTTTTTATGATCTGCCCCTAGAACAGAAAATGCAGGCAGCGATTCCAGATCGAGTGAAAAATCGGGGGTATCTGCCAATTGGTATTGAAAGTGTGGCTGCTACCCGTGGAGCCGAAGTTCCCTACGATCTCTGCGAAGCCTTGGTGTTTAACGACCTGTTTCGGGAAGATCCGCAACGGCCTCAGGCAGGATTGGATCCCGATTCTGGCAACCTTTGGCCCACTCATCCAGCGGGACTGCGGGCCGCCTTGCTCGCCTACGATGCAGCGTTACTGCGGCTTACTGAAACCTTAATGCGCATCAGCGCCCTGGCCTTAGACTTACCAGAAACCTATTTTCTACCCTTTATGGAAGGGAAAGGGGGAGTCCTGCGGGCTGTGCATTATCCCGAACAAGAAGTGGAACCGCTTCCAGGGCAGTTGCGCTACGGCGCTCACTCTGACTACGGCGGCTTTACCCTTCTGCGGCAAGATGGGGCGCCCGGTGGGCTACAGGTGTACTCCAAGTCCGAGGAGTGGATTGACGTGCAGGCCGTTCCCAACTCGTTTGTCATCAACGTTGGCGATTTGTTGGCCCGTTGGACGAACGACCGTTGGCGCTCTACCTTACATCGGGTGGTGAACCCACCCAGAGAAGCTTTTGGCTCCAGCCGCCGTCTATCCTTGGTTTACTTTACGGCCCCCCGCGATGATGCTTGGATCGAGTGTTTGCCCACTTGCCAAGATGAGAACCATCCCCCTCGTTATGCCCCTGTACAAGCCGGGGAGTATATCCGCTCTAAGTTGGATGTCTCGATGATTGGGGAGACAGGGCAGTAA
- a CDS encoding NAD(P)/FAD-dependent oxidoreductase, translating into MPPLNCDVVVIGCGVVGCAIAYELAVAGLSVIGIDAGDPAAGSTGAALGVLVGISSQQPSGDVVNLRLKSLERFDPLIARLEADLGRSLPVNRRGLLQLLKEGEAETWQATLLARQAAGYPLHLLSPSEVGSLQPGLRTDRVGAIFSPQDRQIQPKLLTQALFEAAQRQGARFFFHQPVQRFKRSPDPPFRVHVVYTPDLTLSAGQVVLAAGLGSSPLADELGLRVPLQAVKGQALRIKAPNLLLGPVITDEDLHLVPLGDGSLWVGATVEFHAPQPQPTLLALQDVLARAIALCPALAEATLMEHWAGQRPRPAGQRAPILGFAPGYTNLCLATGHYRNGVLLAPITAAITRDLLLKGETELCDLEQFTLRKREEASPL; encoded by the coding sequence ATGCCGCCTTTGAACTGTGATGTGGTGGTGATTGGCTGCGGGGTAGTGGGTTGTGCCATTGCCTATGAGCTGGCTGTTGCTGGCCTATCGGTCATTGGAATAGATGCCGGGGATCCGGCGGCAGGCTCTACGGGAGCAGCCCTAGGGGTATTGGTGGGAATCTCTAGCCAGCAGCCCAGTGGGGATGTGGTGAATTTGCGTCTCAAAAGCCTGGAGCGGTTTGATCCCTTAATTGCCCGATTGGAGGCAGATCTGGGCCGCAGCTTGCCGGTGAATCGACGGGGCCTGCTGCAGTTGCTCAAGGAGGGAGAAGCGGAGACTTGGCAGGCCACGCTTCTGGCCCGTCAGGCGGCTGGCTATCCCCTGCACCTGTTAAGCCCTTCCGAGGTGGGATCCCTGCAGCCAGGGTTGCGAACGGATCGGGTTGGGGCGATTTTCTCCCCTCAGGATCGGCAAATCCAACCCAAGCTCCTGACCCAGGCCCTGTTCGAGGCCGCCCAACGACAGGGGGCCCGCTTCTTCTTTCATCAGCCTGTACAGCGGTTTAAGCGCAGTCCGGATCCCCCCTTTCGTGTCCACGTTGTCTACACCCCAGATCTCACCCTCTCGGCTGGGCAGGTGGTTCTCGCTGCCGGGTTGGGGAGTTCACCGCTGGCGGATGAGCTGGGTCTGCGGGTACCCCTACAAGCCGTGAAAGGACAAGCGCTGCGAATCAAAGCTCCCAACCTCTTGCTGGGGCCGGTGATCACCGATGAAGATTTGCATTTGGTGCCCTTGGGGGATGGATCCCTGTGGGTAGGGGCAACGGTGGAGTTCCATGCCCCGCAGCCTCAGCCAACGCTGCTGGCGTTACAGGATGTGCTGGCTCGTGCCATTGCGCTTTGTCCAGCTCTAGCAGAAGCCACCCTCATGGAGCACTGGGCAGGCCAACGTCCCCGACCTGCAGGCCAAAGGGCCCCCATTCTGGGGTTTGCTCCAGGTTATACCAATCTCTGCTTGGCAACAGGCCATTATCGCAATGGGGTGTTGCTGGCTCCCATTACTGCTGCCATTACGCGGGATTTGCTGCTGAAGGGGGAAACAGAGTTGTGTGATCTGGAGCAATTCACTCTGAGAAAGAGGGAAGAGGCAAGCCCCCTTTAG
- a CDS encoding alpha/beta fold hydrolase, translated as MQELMERLPLARRLAELRADIQGIPLQRVKLDGLNIPGAESCWAAYREWGSGMPVLFLHGFMATHANWWPIMQRLGSDYRCIALDLLGFGQSSQPALRYDIAAEVEFVRGFVQALGLSSLVLVGHSFGGWVGAAYGVRYPLQGLVLLAPAGIRDDSFVGRYNHLRPLLWETPWVDRLLQAAIPLARWWHQEDRLAQILWLRGSLRQQPVARQFLLHRLRPEDAVDTVENQIHRIQAPTLVIAAEEDDTIPLWHCQTYAERIPEAQLKILPAASHAIPAFHAESVLPLIQEFLTSISTSISTTNAIKKTTARYQQQSQQPKGGLPLPSFSE; from the coding sequence ATGCAAGAGTTGATGGAACGGCTGCCTCTAGCACGGCGCCTAGCGGAGTTACGAGCTGATATTCAAGGGATCCCGCTGCAGCGGGTGAAACTGGATGGATTGAACATTCCAGGTGCAGAGTCCTGCTGGGCGGCTTACCGAGAGTGGGGATCCGGGATGCCGGTGCTATTTCTGCACGGCTTTATGGCTACCCATGCCAACTGGTGGCCAATCATGCAACGGTTGGGATCCGATTACCGTTGTATTGCCCTGGATTTGTTGGGGTTTGGTCAGTCGAGCCAACCGGCTTTGCGCTACGACATTGCTGCAGAAGTGGAGTTTGTGCGGGGTTTTGTGCAGGCGTTGGGCTTATCCTCGCTGGTGCTGGTGGGCCATTCCTTTGGGGGATGGGTGGGGGCGGCCTATGGGGTGCGCTACCCATTACAGGGATTGGTTTTGTTGGCTCCTGCCGGGATCCGCGACGATAGCTTTGTGGGGCGGTATAACCATTTGCGGCCTTTGCTGTGGGAAACCCCTTGGGTGGATAGACTTTTGCAGGCGGCTATCCCTCTGGCCCGCTGGTGGCATCAGGAGGATCGACTGGCTCAAATCCTCTGGTTACGGGGATCCCTGCGCCAGCAGCCAGTCGCTCGACAATTTCTGTTGCACCGTCTGCGTCCGGAAGATGCCGTCGATACCGTTGAAAATCAGATCCATCGCATTCAAGCCCCAACACTGGTGATTGCGGCGGAAGAGGATGACACGATTCCCCTCTGGCACTGCCAAACCTATGCGGAGCGGATCCCTGAGGCGCAGCTCAAAATCCTGCCTGCAGCCAGTCATGCCATCCCTGCCTTTCATGCTGAGTCAGTTTTACCTTTGATTCAAGAGTTCCTGACCTCGATCTCAACCTCGATTTCAACAACGAACGCTATCAAGAAGACAACAGCGAGATATCAACAACAAAGTCAGCAACCTAAAGGGGGCTTGCCTCTTCCCTCTTTCTCAGAGTGA
- the rpsB gene encoding 30S ribosomal protein S2 translates to MSVVSLPQLLEAGVHFGHKASRWNPKMRPYIFTERNGIHIIDLVQTARYLNEAYEYVRDAADKGWRFLFIGTKRQAAGIIAQEARRCGSYFVNQRWLGGMLTNWATIRTRIDRLKEIEEMQSSGMMDRLPKQESARLKRELVKLEKYLGGIKTMRKLPDAVIIVDQRREANAIQECIKLNIPIISLLDTNCDPDLSDVFIPSNDDAIRAIKLIVGKLADAIYEGRHGQLDISEEDEFDYEGAMDLDEDGLDDLDEDEEGDSDETE, encoded by the coding sequence ATGAGCGTAGTCAGTTTGCCTCAGCTATTGGAGGCAGGGGTTCATTTTGGCCACAAAGCCAGCCGTTGGAACCCGAAGATGCGGCCCTACATCTTTACAGAACGGAACGGCATCCACATCATTGATTTGGTGCAGACAGCCCGTTACCTCAACGAAGCCTACGAATATGTGCGGGATGCTGCCGACAAAGGGTGGCGGTTCCTGTTCATTGGCACCAAACGGCAAGCCGCTGGGATCATTGCCCAAGAAGCCCGCCGCTGCGGTAGTTATTTTGTCAACCAACGCTGGTTGGGAGGTATGCTCACCAACTGGGCCACCATCAGAACCCGCATCGACCGCCTCAAAGAAATCGAGGAAATGCAGAGCAGCGGCATGATGGATCGCTTGCCGAAACAGGAATCTGCTCGGCTAAAGCGGGAATTGGTCAAATTGGAGAAATACCTGGGTGGCATCAAAACCATGCGCAAGCTCCCGGATGCCGTGATCATCGTGGATCAACGGCGGGAAGCCAATGCCATCCAGGAGTGTATCAAACTCAATATCCCGATCATCTCTCTATTGGACACCAACTGTGACCCGGATCTCAGCGATGTGTTCATTCCGTCCAATGACGATGCCATTCGTGCCATCAAGCTGATCGTGGGTAAGTTGGCCGATGCCATCTACGAAGGGCGGCACGGACAGCTCGACATCAGCGAAGAGGATGAGTTCGACTACGAAGGTGCCATGGATCTCGATGAGGATGGTCTGGATGACCTGGACGAAGATGAAGAGGGAGACTCAGACGAGACAGAGTAA
- a CDS encoding ABC transporter permease, whose amino-acid sequence MAQPMKPFALPDPWGIYSVWRRHAEVYRKTWLVNFLPPVTEPLVYLLAFGFGLTPLVGELVYLGQPATYLQFIAPGMIAVAILFQAFFEGAYGSFIRLNYQRTWHALLTAPLSYTQVFLGDWFWAATRGFISGMVTGLVTVVVGLYPLQGLLGSLPILALGSLVFAAMGLLTAGLVVTVDQVNVPIFTLVVPMFVLCGTYFPRDNLPVALNWVASFLPLSSLVDLVRWPLGLPNLWLLELAWMILLMMGVGALAHRQLARRLFS is encoded by the coding sequence TTGGCTCAACCCATGAAACCCTTTGCTCTGCCGGATCCCTGGGGCATCTATTCTGTCTGGCGTCGTCATGCGGAGGTTTATCGCAAAACCTGGCTGGTGAACTTCTTACCCCCAGTTACCGAGCCTTTGGTCTATCTGCTGGCGTTTGGATTTGGCCTCACTCCTTTGGTCGGGGAGCTGGTGTACTTGGGGCAGCCCGCCACGTATCTACAATTTATTGCGCCGGGCATGATCGCGGTGGCCATCCTTTTCCAGGCTTTTTTTGAAGGGGCCTACGGCAGCTTCATTCGCCTCAACTATCAGCGTACCTGGCATGCTCTCCTCACCGCTCCCCTCAGCTACACTCAGGTGTTTCTGGGGGATTGGTTTTGGGCGGCTACCCGTGGTTTTATTTCTGGCATGGTCACGGGGTTGGTGACGGTGGTGGTTGGCCTTTACCCCCTGCAGGGGTTGTTGGGATCCCTGCCGATTTTGGCCTTGGGCAGCTTGGTGTTCGCCGCGATGGGGTTGCTGACAGCCGGACTGGTGGTGACAGTGGATCAGGTGAACGTGCCGATCTTTACCCTGGTGGTGCCAATGTTTGTGTTGTGTGGCACCTATTTCCCGCGGGATAACCTGCCGGTTGCCCTGAACTGGGTAGCCAGCTTTTTACCTCTCTCCAGTTTGGTGGATCTGGTGCGTTGGCCACTGGGGTTGCCGAATCTGTGGCTGCTGGAATTGGCTTGGATGATCCTGTTGATGATGGGGGTGGGGGCTTTGGCCCACCGGCAGTTGGCTCGGCGCTTGTTTAGCTGA
- a CDS encoding DUF4330 domain-containing protein — protein MQVIDGQGRLFGRVSLLDLGALVIVVVAIAAVLFFPGRQAGSVVQVGGGSPVPVEVDMIVRGISSRSMEPFQAGHKADLIIRNQPYGQVEVVRVENVSRTVPMVFPDGRVQNLPDPEAYRLDLVLTLRGRGQRTDSGIVLGNNRVKIGVPLELETFDYNLRGTVMEVRLLQS, from the coding sequence ATGCAGGTGATTGACGGGCAGGGGCGACTTTTTGGCAGGGTGAGCCTACTGGATCTGGGGGCGCTGGTGATTGTGGTAGTGGCGATTGCGGCCGTTCTGTTTTTCCCGGGTCGGCAGGCGGGCAGCGTGGTGCAGGTGGGCGGGGGATCCCCTGTACCGGTGGAAGTGGACATGATCGTGCGCGGGATCAGCAGCCGTTCCATGGAACCTTTTCAGGCTGGGCATAAAGCCGATTTGATCATCCGTAACCAGCCCTATGGTCAGGTGGAAGTGGTGCGGGTAGAGAATGTCAGCCGGACCGTGCCGATGGTCTTCCCGGATGGTCGCGTCCAGAATTTGCCGGATCCAGAAGCCTATCGCCTCGATTTGGTCTTGACCTTGCGAGGGCGCGGCCAGCGTACCGACAGTGGCATCGTTTTGGGCAACAACCGCGTCAAAATCGGTGTTCCGCTGGAGTTAGAAACCTTTGACTACAACCTGCGCGGCACCGTCATGGAGGTACGGCTGCTGCAATCTTAG